A single region of the Acuticoccus sediminis genome encodes:
- the repA gene encoding plasmid partitioning protein RepA: MDQNTVQDRPRADADSDRQDVEGIATPLVAPTLPLQGGKNSASPNNGIARSFTRKGELLSRKLSRLAEEVWAPEQTKQLRPFQTQEVAALLGVTERYVRQMANELEIPKADAKPVGRRVWTLDEISRLRIHLDAKSPGRYLPHRREGEHIQVLNFATFKGGSGKSTQAVHAAQYFALRGYRVLAIDLDPQASLTTMLGVTPELHVGPQESLFGAISFQDDGDPTKLGEGRGPRPMREVIRQTYFTGLDLVPASLELAEFETESPRALMLRHPSPFFTRISSAIDQVADDYDIVVLDSPPQLGFITMAGLYASTGLVVTVHPQMIDVASMAQFMTLAGSLMEVLEGQGGRTVPLDFEKILVTRHTPSDQPQMAVVTFLRSLFRTDVLTATMVNSTAVADCGLARQTLYEAVRDSSNKRTYDRALQSMDGVNAELEAEVLRVWHRTNHRAED, translated from the coding sequence ATGGATCAGAACACCGTCCAGGATCGCCCGAGGGCCGACGCCGACAGCGATCGTCAGGACGTGGAGGGCATCGCCACGCCGCTCGTTGCACCGACGCTGCCGCTTCAGGGTGGCAAGAACTCCGCATCCCCCAACAACGGCATCGCCAGAAGCTTCACCCGCAAGGGCGAGCTGCTGTCGCGCAAGCTGAGCCGCCTCGCAGAGGAGGTGTGGGCGCCGGAGCAGACCAAGCAGCTCCGCCCCTTCCAGACGCAGGAAGTCGCCGCCCTGCTGGGCGTGACCGAGCGCTACGTGCGCCAGATGGCGAACGAGCTCGAGATCCCGAAGGCTGACGCCAAGCCCGTCGGCCGCCGCGTCTGGACGCTCGACGAGATCTCGCGCCTCCGCATTCACCTAGACGCCAAGTCCCCGGGTCGCTACCTGCCGCACCGCCGCGAGGGCGAGCACATCCAGGTGCTGAACTTCGCGACCTTCAAGGGCGGCTCCGGCAAGTCGACGCAGGCGGTGCACGCCGCGCAGTACTTCGCGCTGCGCGGCTACCGCGTCCTCGCCATCGACCTCGACCCGCAGGCGAGCCTCACCACCATGCTCGGCGTCACGCCGGAGCTGCACGTCGGCCCGCAGGAAAGCCTCTTCGGCGCGATCTCTTTCCAGGACGACGGCGACCCGACCAAGCTCGGCGAGGGGAGGGGCCCGCGCCCGATGCGCGAGGTGATCCGCCAGACCTACTTCACCGGCCTCGACCTCGTCCCCGCCAGCCTGGAGCTTGCGGAGTTCGAGACCGAGAGCCCGCGGGCGCTGATGCTGCGCCATCCCTCGCCGTTCTTCACCCGCATCTCCTCGGCCATCGACCAGGTCGCGGACGACTACGACATCGTGGTGCTCGACTCGCCGCCGCAGCTCGGCTTCATCACCATGGCGGGGCTCTACGCCTCCACCGGCCTCGTCGTGACGGTTCATCCGCAGATGATCGACGTCGCGTCGATGGCGCAGTTCATGACGCTCGCCGGATCGCTGATGGAGGTTCTGGAGGGGCAGGGGGGACGCACCGTTCCCCTCGATTTCGAGAAGATCCTCGTCACGCGGCACACGCCGTCCGATCAGCCGCAGATGGCCGTGGTCACGTTCCTGCGCTCGCTGTTCCGGACCGACGTCCTCACCGCGACGATGGTGAACAGCACCGCCGTCGCCGACTGCGGCCTCGCCCGCCAGACCCTCTACGAGGCGGTGCGTGACAGCTCGAACAAGCGCACCTACGACCGGGCGCTGCAGTCCATGGACGGTGTCAACGCCGAGCTCGAGGCCGAGGTGCTCCGCGTCTGGCACCGCACGAACCACCGCGCCGAGGATTGA
- the repB gene encoding plasmid partitioning protein RepB: MAKSTRKRVASFLADIANEDDSELPADAPAAKPKAAEHALASLAAGALSEPGPPPAEEAVEPQTAAGTHAAPETKAAAEPEPVADTSAEPAPEAEAQPAPEPAPQRAPEVKSAGGRGDGAGPSASRAPGLGHLLHNWGEQSREAEQWRRALEQGQVVQEVPTELITPFRWHDRFSDFDDNAEFEALVESILREGQIAPALLRPHPKEPGKYELVYGHRRHRACVKLGRPLRAIVREMDDESAVTFLSRENSQHAPPSFIERARQADRLLKDTGWTVQFTADVLGVQRSEVSRYRMVMTLPDRLVMQIGGDPAIGRPTWMSLETMWRDEATRERITAELDRVERQEIRGARAMRRLVAAGKPNVDKGEVFRPKGAQEAVVRRDVTASSDKIVIDKRHAAGFGDFLWDRLDDLWTEWQSRQD, from the coding sequence ATGGCGAAATCCACCCGCAAGCGCGTTGCCAGCTTCCTCGCCGACATCGCCAACGAGGACGATTCCGAGCTTCCGGCCGATGCCCCGGCGGCCAAGCCCAAGGCTGCGGAACACGCGCTCGCGAGCCTCGCCGCCGGCGCCCTGAGCGAGCCCGGACCGCCGCCCGCCGAGGAGGCCGTCGAGCCCCAGACGGCCGCCGGGACCCATGCGGCTCCCGAGACCAAAGCTGCCGCGGAGCCGGAGCCGGTGGCAGATACTTCGGCCGAGCCTGCCCCGGAAGCTGAGGCGCAGCCTGCGCCCGAGCCGGCGCCGCAGCGGGCCCCGGAGGTCAAGTCCGCGGGTGGGCGGGGCGATGGAGCGGGCCCGTCCGCATCCCGCGCGCCGGGTCTCGGGCACCTCCTCCACAACTGGGGGGAGCAGAGCCGCGAGGCCGAGCAGTGGCGCCGGGCGCTGGAACAGGGACAGGTGGTCCAGGAGGTCCCGACGGAGCTCATCACGCCGTTCCGCTGGCACGACCGCTTCTCCGACTTCGACGACAACGCTGAGTTCGAGGCGCTGGTCGAGAGCATCCTGCGCGAGGGGCAGATCGCGCCGGCGCTGTTGCGGCCGCATCCGAAGGAGCCGGGCAAGTACGAACTCGTCTACGGGCACCGGCGGCACCGGGCCTGCGTCAAGCTCGGTCGCCCGCTGCGCGCGATCGTGCGGGAGATGGACGACGAGTCCGCCGTCACGTTCCTGTCGCGGGAGAACAGCCAGCACGCGCCGCCATCCTTCATCGAGCGGGCGCGTCAGGCTGACCGGCTCCTCAAGGACACCGGCTGGACCGTCCAATTCACCGCCGACGTGCTCGGCGTGCAGCGCAGCGAAGTCAGCCGCTACCGCATGGTGATGACCCTGCCGGACCGGCTCGTGATGCAGATCGGCGGCGACCCCGCGATCGGACGGCCGACGTGGATGTCGCTGGAGACGATGTGGCGCGACGAGGCGACGCGCGAGCGCATCACCGCCGAGCTCGACCGGGTGGAGCGGCAGGAGATCCGTGGCGCGCGTGCGATGCGCCGGCTGGTCGCGGCCGGCAAGCCGAATGTCGACAAGGGCGAGGTATTCCGGCCGAAAGGCGCGCAGGAGGCCGTGGTCCGCCGCGACGTCACGGCGTCCTCGGACAAGATCGTCATCGACAAGCGCCACGCGGCGGGGTTCGGCGACTTCCTGTGGGACCGGCTCGACGACCTCTGGACGGAGTGGCAGAGCCGCCAGGACTAG
- a CDS encoding DUF2726 domain-containing protein has translation MLSTPELIAAGAALAAAVALLVVLLARRPRYVRRPLLSPAEKRFYRVLLAVAGKRAIVVTKVRLADLITVKARKRLFWRAFHQIAQKHIDFVLLDPQTLEPICAVELDDRSHELRERRQRDRFVDRAMRRAGLPLHHVPVRRTYDKAEIGRLIGLLAP, from the coding sequence GTGCTCTCGACCCCTGAACTCATTGCCGCGGGCGCCGCTCTCGCTGCTGCGGTCGCCCTCCTCGTCGTGCTCCTGGCACGGCGGCCCCGCTACGTGCGCCGCCCGCTCCTCAGCCCGGCGGAGAAGCGGTTCTACCGCGTGCTGCTGGCGGTGGCGGGCAAACGGGCGATCGTCGTCACGAAGGTGCGGCTCGCCGACCTGATCACGGTGAAGGCGCGCAAGCGGCTCTTCTGGCGCGCCTTCCACCAGATCGCCCAGAAGCACATCGACTTCGTGCTCCTCGACCCGCAGACACTGGAGCCGATCTGCGCCGTCGAGCTCGACGACCGCAGCCACGAGCTGCGCGAGCGGCGCCAGCGTGACAGGTTCGTCGACCGCGCGATGCGGCGGGCGGGACTGCCGCTCCACCACGTTCCCGTGCGCCGCACCTACGACAAGGCGGAAATCGGCCGGCTCATCGGCCTTCTGGCCCCGTAG
- a CDS encoding ABC transporter permease — protein MAATAEPRGAGVRARILGAWSRTPLAVAVCVVWLALIVLVAIFADVIAPYGFAEQSLLNRLKPPVFAGGSWDYVLGTDGLGRDVLSRLFYAVRTSLVIALVGTLIGAVAGTILGFVAAHFRGFVDDVIMIFVDFQAAVPFFIVALAILAFFGNTFELFLAIVGLYGWETYARLTRGLVLSANSKGYAGAIRTLGVHPARIYVRHVLPNILSILVVQITLNFPEIILLETSLSFLGLGVQPPATSLGLTLGEGRNYLATAWWIGIPAGCAIFFTTLSISILGDWVRDLLDPSNAREDVAGVN, from the coding sequence ATGGCTGCAACTGCCGAACCGCGGGGCGCGGGCGTCCGCGCGAGGATCCTCGGCGCGTGGTCGCGCACGCCGCTCGCCGTCGCGGTCTGCGTTGTCTGGCTCGCGCTCATCGTCCTCGTCGCGATCTTCGCGGACGTGATCGCCCCCTACGGGTTCGCCGAGCAGAGCCTCCTCAACCGCCTGAAACCGCCGGTGTTCGCGGGCGGGAGCTGGGACTACGTCCTCGGCACCGACGGTCTCGGGCGCGACGTCCTCTCCCGCCTCTTCTACGCGGTGCGCACCAGCCTCGTCATCGCGCTCGTCGGCACGCTGATCGGCGCCGTCGCCGGCACCATCCTCGGCTTCGTCGCGGCGCACTTCCGCGGCTTCGTCGACGACGTCATCATGATCTTCGTCGACTTCCAGGCGGCGGTGCCGTTCTTCATCGTGGCGCTGGCGATCCTCGCCTTCTTCGGCAACACGTTCGAGTTGTTCCTCGCCATCGTCGGCCTTTACGGCTGGGAGACCTACGCGCGGCTGACGCGCGGCCTGGTGCTGTCGGCCAACAGCAAGGGCTACGCCGGTGCCATCCGCACCCTCGGCGTCCACCCGGCGCGGATCTACGTCCGGCACGTCCTGCCGAACATCCTCAGCATCCTCGTCGTCCAGATCACGCTGAACTTCCCCGAGATCATCCTTCTGGAGACCTCGCTCTCCTTCCTCGGCCTCGGCGTGCAGCCGCCGGCGACGAGCCTCGGCCTCACGCTCGGCGAAGGCCGCAACTACCTGGCGACAGCGTGGTGGATCGGCATCCCCGCCGGCTGCGCGATCTTCTTCACCACGTTGTCGATCAGCATCCTGGGCGACTGGGTGCGCGACCTCCTCGACCCGTCCAACGCACGCGAGGACGTCGCCGGCGTGAACTGA
- a CDS encoding ABC transporter permease: MTAAFLVTKVLRCIATLFLALTFVFVVLRLSGDPVERMLPDDTPPEVQQRYREMWGLDRTLPEQFAGYVRSVFTGDLGFSFRDGREATEVVLERVPATLVLAGLALTVMLLIGIPSGIMAALNKDSWLDRVTMGATVLGYSVPNFFLGILLIMLFSMTLRWLPSSGSGSWKHLVMPAVTYGTAYAGMVARYTRSSMLEVLDQPFMRTAWAKGVGWRARVIGHALPNASIPLITVLGLRIGMMIGGATVIETVFGYPGVGSLLVNAVAQRDLAVVQVIVLLIAVTMVVVNLAVDLLYTLLDPRVSTTEARGAAR; encoded by the coding sequence GTGACGGCCGCCTTCCTCGTCACCAAGGTCCTGCGCTGCATCGCGACGCTCTTCCTCGCGCTGACGTTCGTGTTCGTCGTGCTGCGCCTCTCCGGCGATCCGGTGGAACGCATGCTCCCCGACGACACGCCGCCGGAAGTGCAGCAGCGCTACCGCGAGATGTGGGGCCTCGACCGCACCCTGCCCGAGCAGTTCGCCGGTTACGTCCGCTCCGTCTTCACCGGCGACCTCGGCTTCTCCTTCCGCGACGGGCGGGAGGCGACCGAGGTGGTGCTGGAGCGCGTCCCCGCGACGCTCGTCCTCGCCGGCCTCGCGCTCACGGTGATGCTCCTCATCGGCATCCCCTCCGGCATCATGGCCGCGCTCAACAAGGACTCCTGGCTCGACCGCGTCACCATGGGCGCGACCGTGCTCGGCTATTCGGTGCCGAACTTCTTCCTCGGCATCCTCCTCATCATGCTCTTCTCGATGACGCTGCGCTGGCTGCCTAGCTCCGGCAGCGGCAGCTGGAAGCACCTCGTCATGCCCGCCGTCACCTACGGCACCGCCTACGCCGGGATGGTCGCGCGCTACACCCGCTCCTCCATGCTGGAGGTGCTGGACCAGCCCTTCATGCGCACCGCCTGGGCGAAGGGCGTCGGCTGGCGGGCGCGCGTCATCGGCCACGCGCTGCCGAACGCTTCGATCCCGCTCATCACCGTCCTGGGGCTGAGGATCGGCATGATGATCGGCGGGGCGACGGTGATCGAAACGGTGTTCGGCTATCCGGGCGTCGGCTCGCTGCTCGTCAACGCCGTGGCGCAGCGCGACCTCGCGGTGGTGCAGGTGATCGTGCTGCTGATCGCCGTGACCATGGTCGTCGTCAATCTGGCGGTCGACCTCCTCTACACCCTCCTCGACCCACGCGTTTCCACCACCGAAGCCCGGGGAGCGGCGCGATGA
- a CDS encoding alkaline phosphatase family protein — protein MKPGSTLIVSFDGLRPDRVTADLMPNLAAFMAEGVRFANARSVFPSETRVAVTSTFTGNPPRWHGMIANRFRHAAVPEEPVRTGLVEDLLRVAGRGPLIHRPALGDRLAAAGRSMVVVSTASTGATHMMNPNAVTNGHETFCCHPTPDMSPTLKAEAEALLGPVPETARPNNARIDYARRVLTDIVWPTRDPDVAVIWMNDPDLTSHAFGVRAPETEASQRLTDAAFGEILAGWRAGRGPEHLIVMSDHGQITGSATASPDMDLPAEYRDRLVSGVFNGLWLDDPAPADLARAVDVLSEMPWCGLVFTGRAGAPAVPGTLPFPLVGQGHALAPPIAFTLRSTGPDEASDAGAERRYFTEGIDIGGGMHGGLNRGELATVLAGAGPQFRAGFVSDTPCWLPDITPTVLALLGLSTEDTSGRVLAEAFADGPEPPRAAQTVNSVEHRGFQQHLAVWDVEGKSVIDCGWTAGTGAWR, from the coding sequence ATGAAGCCCGGCAGCACACTCATCGTCAGTTTCGACGGCCTGCGGCCGGACCGCGTCACGGCGGACCTCATGCCCAACCTCGCCGCGTTCATGGCCGAGGGGGTGCGGTTCGCCAACGCCCGCAGCGTGTTCCCGAGCGAGACGCGCGTCGCCGTCACCAGCACCTTCACCGGCAATCCGCCGCGCTGGCACGGGATGATCGCCAACCGCTTCCGCCATGCGGCTGTCCCCGAGGAGCCGGTGCGCACCGGCCTCGTCGAGGATCTCCTCCGCGTTGCCGGTCGCGGCCCGCTCATCCACCGCCCGGCGCTCGGCGACCGGCTCGCGGCAGCGGGCAGGTCGATGGTGGTCGTCAGCACCGCCTCGACCGGCGCCACCCACATGATGAACCCGAACGCGGTGACGAACGGTCACGAGACCTTCTGCTGCCACCCGACGCCGGACATGTCCCCCACGCTGAAGGCCGAGGCGGAGGCCCTCCTCGGCCCCGTCCCCGAGACCGCACGCCCCAACAACGCCCGGATCGACTACGCGCGCCGCGTCCTCACCGACATCGTCTGGCCGACCCGCGACCCCGACGTCGCGGTCATCTGGATGAACGACCCGGACCTCACCTCCCACGCGTTCGGCGTGCGCGCCCCCGAGACCGAGGCGTCGCAGCGCCTCACCGATGCAGCGTTCGGCGAGATCCTCGCCGGGTGGCGCGCCGGTCGCGGACCGGAGCACCTGATCGTCATGTCCGATCACGGGCAGATCACCGGCTCTGCCACCGCCTCCCCCGACATGGACCTGCCGGCCGAGTACCGCGACCGCCTCGTCAGCGGCGTCTTCAACGGTCTCTGGCTCGACGACCCGGCCCCGGCCGACCTCGCCCGCGCCGTCGACGTTCTGAGCGAGATGCCGTGGTGCGGCCTCGTCTTCACCGGCCGCGCCGGCGCGCCTGCGGTACCGGGCACCCTCCCCTTCCCGCTCGTCGGCCAGGGCCACGCCCTCGCCCCGCCGATCGCCTTCACCCTGCGCTCCACCGGACCGGACGAGGCGAGCGACGCGGGCGCCGAGCGGCGCTACTTCACCGAGGGGATCGACATCGGCGGCGGCATGCACGGCGGCCTCAACCGCGGCGAGCTCGCGACCGTACTGGCGGGCGCAGGCCCGCAGTTCCGCGCCGGTTTCGTCAGCGACACCCCCTGCTGGCTGCCCGACATCACCCCCACCGTCCTTGCCCTCCTCGGCCTGTCGACCGAGGACACCAGCGGCCGCGTCCTCGCCGAGGCGTTCGCCGACGGTCCCGAGCCGCCGCGCGCGGCGCAGACGGTCAATTCGGTGGAGCACCGCGGCTTCCAGCAGCACCTCGCGGTGTGGGACGTCGAGGGCAAGAGCGTCATCGACTGCGGCTGGACCGCCGGCACGGGGGCGTGGCGGTGA
- a CDS encoding glycerophosphodiester phosphodiesterase, with protein sequence MIQIVAHRGASATHRENSPASWRAAVAAGADAVESDVRVTADGHVVCIHDADLARLAGRPDRVADLTAAALAGVTAGGVPAAPVFADALGAVSPSVPLMLDVKDETPAGLDALAAALPEPDARPIVLALHAIESVRRFADSGHTVLAMIPQPGLWTAFLDAGADAVRLWERDAEPTILAAIAARTVPIWVTAGGGGTGRAVGDIDRTAVSRLATLGVDAILVNDPAGARQLLEGLAA encoded by the coding sequence ATGATCCAGATCGTCGCCCACCGGGGCGCCAGCGCCACGCACCGCGAGAACTCGCCCGCATCCTGGCGCGCCGCGGTCGCCGCCGGCGCGGACGCCGTGGAGTCGGACGTGCGTGTCACCGCCGACGGCCACGTCGTCTGCATCCACGACGCCGACCTCGCACGCCTCGCCGGCCGCCCCGACCGCGTCGCGGACCTGACCGCCGCGGCCCTCGCCGGTGTGACGGCCGGAGGCGTTCCCGCCGCGCCCGTCTTCGCCGACGCGCTAGGCGCCGTTTCGCCGTCCGTCCCGCTGATGCTCGACGTGAAGGACGAGACTCCCGCGGGCCTCGACGCGCTCGCCGCGGCCCTCCCCGAGCCCGACGCGCGGCCCATCGTCCTCGCCCTGCACGCGATAGAGAGCGTCCGCCGCTTCGCCGACTCCGGCCACACGGTCCTCGCGATGATCCCGCAGCCCGGCCTCTGGACTGCGTTCCTCGACGCCGGCGCCGACGCGGTGCGCCTCTGGGAGCGGGACGCGGAGCCCACAATCCTCGCCGCCATCGCGGCGCGCACGGTCCCCATCTGGGTGACGGCCGGCGGCGGCGGCACCGGCCGCGCGGTCGGCGACATCGACCGCACCGCCGTCTCCCGGCTCGCGACGCTCGGCGTCGACGCCATCCTCGTCAACGACCCGGCCGGCGCACGCCAGCTCCTGGAAGGACTTGCCGCATGA
- a CDS encoding ATP-binding cassette domain-containing protein produces the protein MTDAILRIRDVSRHYRTGQRLLGGVTVPAVDGVSLAMAPGETLGIVGESGSGKSTLGRIAAGIETPSAGSVLFDGRPYARPGSAAWRRERRHVQLVFQNPADALDPRVRVRDQVAGALSAHERLPRPELHARVDDILERVGLAGIAGRVPQQLSGGQLQRAVIARALVLQPRLLVCDEAVSALDVSVQAQIINLLMALREAFGLSLVFITHDLSVARHISDRIAVMRAGRIVETGDPDTLFDAPSEDYTRRLVAAIPSMDRAPTLRGERAARIAV, from the coding sequence ATGACAGACGCCATCCTCCGCATCCGCGACGTCTCGCGGCACTACCGCACCGGGCAGCGCCTCCTCGGCGGGGTCACGGTGCCGGCGGTGGACGGGGTGAGCCTCGCGATGGCGCCCGGCGAGACGCTCGGCATCGTCGGCGAGAGCGGCAGCGGCAAGTCGACCCTCGGCCGCATCGCCGCCGGGATCGAGACCCCCTCCGCCGGTTCCGTCCTCTTCGACGGACGCCCCTATGCGAGGCCGGGCTCGGCCGCCTGGCGGCGCGAACGACGCCACGTGCAGCTCGTCTTCCAGAACCCGGCCGACGCTCTCGATCCGCGCGTACGCGTCCGCGACCAGGTCGCCGGTGCCCTGTCGGCGCACGAGCGCCTTCCCCGACCCGAGCTGCACGCCCGCGTCGACGACATCCTGGAGCGGGTCGGGCTCGCCGGGATCGCCGGGCGCGTCCCGCAGCAGCTCTCCGGCGGGCAGCTCCAGCGCGCCGTCATCGCCCGCGCGCTCGTCCTGCAGCCGCGGCTTCTCGTGTGCGACGAGGCGGTCAGCGCGCTCGACGTCTCGGTGCAGGCGCAGATCATCAACCTGTTGATGGCGCTGCGCGAGGCGTTCGGCCTCTCCCTCGTCTTCATCACCCACGACCTCTCCGTGGCGCGGCACATCTCCGACCGGATCGCCGTCATGCGCGCCGGCCGCATCGTCGAGACCGGCGACCCGGACACGCTGTTCGATGCCCCGAGCGAGGACTACACGCGCCGCCTCGTCGCCGCGATCCCGAGCATGGACCGCGCCCCGACCCTCAGGGGCGAACGCGCAGCAAGGATTGCCGTATGA
- a CDS encoding ABC transporter ATP-binding protein, with protein MSLAATTAEGAPGALRFGRAPAAPAAGEAVLRIDRLAVRRGPLTLVDDVTLDVAAGETVCLVGESGCGKSLTLMAALGLLTPPLHAEGSVRIAGHQMVGTPESALGPVRGRDAAMIFQNPMSALNPIRTVGRQIEEALRLHTALSPGERRHEVTTLLEHVGITDPARCARSYPNQLSGGMCQRVMIAMAIASRPRVLLADEPTTALDVTIQAQILDLLKALQGETGMALVFVTHDLGVVAEIADRVAVMYAGRIVETAPADELFTRPHHPYTRALMECRIGPETPRGTALEAIGGSVPPPAARPPGCYFSTRCPKAAPVCATRPAMVETAPGSAAACHFARRPQ; from the coding sequence GTGAGCCTCGCCGCCACCACCGCGGAGGGCGCCCCCGGCGCCCTCCGTTTCGGCCGCGCGCCCGCTGCCCCCGCGGCGGGCGAAGCGGTCCTGCGCATCGACCGGCTCGCGGTTCGGCGGGGACCGCTGACGCTCGTCGACGACGTGACGCTCGACGTCGCAGCGGGCGAGACGGTCTGCCTCGTCGGCGAGTCCGGCTGCGGCAAGAGCCTCACCCTGATGGCCGCCCTCGGCCTCCTGACGCCGCCGCTCCATGCCGAAGGGTCCGTGCGGATCGCCGGCCACCAGATGGTCGGAACGCCGGAGAGCGCGCTCGGCCCCGTGCGCGGGCGCGACGCGGCCATGATCTTCCAGAACCCGATGTCCGCGCTGAATCCGATTCGCACCGTCGGCCGGCAGATCGAGGAAGCGCTCCGCCTCCACACCGCCCTCTCCCCCGGCGAGCGGCGGCACGAGGTCACGACGCTGCTGGAGCACGTCGGCATCACCGACCCCGCCCGCTGCGCGCGGTCCTACCCGAACCAGCTCTCCGGCGGCATGTGCCAGCGTGTGATGATCGCGATGGCGATCGCCTCACGCCCCAGGGTGCTGCTCGCCGACGAACCGACCACCGCGCTGGACGTCACCATCCAGGCGCAGATCCTCGACCTCCTGAAGGCGCTTCAGGGCGAGACCGGAATGGCGCTGGTCTTCGTCACCCACGACCTCGGCGTCGTCGCCGAGATCGCCGACCGCGTCGCCGTGATGTACGCCGGCCGCATCGTCGAGACGGCACCGGCCGACGAGCTCTTCACCCGCCCGCACCATCCCTACACCCGCGCCCTGATGGAATGCCGCATCGGCCCCGAGACGCCGCGCGGCACCGCGCTGGAGGCGATCGGGGGCAGTGTCCCGCCGCCGGCGGCCCGCCCCCCCGGATGCTACTTCTCCACCCGCTGCCCGAAGGCGGCCCCTGTCTGCGCCACGCGCCCGGCGATGGTGGAGACCGCCCCCGGCTCCGCCGCGGCCTGCCACTTCGCGAGACGCCCGCAATGA
- a CDS encoding ABC transporter substrate-binding protein gives MPFVLTMPRVIAAGLAALALTGTAAAQDRPDIVVGVADLPPTLEPAKELSNVGTRITYSVFDTLIRRDFLSAEGGSGSRLMPGLAESWTRVDDLTLEVKLREGVTFHNGEPLTAEDVAFTFSPERLVGEDTQLPRGRAYFAVLDHVEVVDPLTVRFVTKAPDPLLEQRLASWASWIVNKKDWQEKAEANGGLPRYPVGTGPFKFDEAKTDQYIRLTAFDDYYGGQPTAETVTFREVPEQAARIAGLVSGEFDIVTNVAPDQIAQIDGYDDVETRSVVLANSHVLVYNVDQPVLSDKRVRQALNLAIDRQLLVDALWDGKAVVPLSHQYPSYGDMYDATREGLVYDPEHARALLDEAGYNGEEIVYSTHPTYYLNAVPAAQVLVEMWKAVGLNVTLNVTEGLDDIPNDDLQIRNWSNSTRYPDPLGALWIAWGPYGGAQGNWHAWDSVAGEFNEVGRKLETTVDLPERQKLGKQLLDIWEDEAPGTILYQPLETYGVRTSLKWQPYTFYYMDLRPDNLKDEAAR, from the coding sequence GTGCCCTTCGTCCTCACCATGCCGCGCGTCATCGCCGCGGGGCTCGCCGCGCTCGCGCTGACCGGCACCGCAGCCGCGCAGGATCGCCCCGACATCGTCGTCGGCGTCGCGGATCTGCCGCCGACGCTGGAGCCCGCGAAGGAGCTCTCCAACGTCGGGACCCGCATCACCTATTCGGTGTTCGACACCCTCATTCGCCGTGACTTCCTCTCCGCCGAAGGCGGCAGCGGCTCCAGGCTGATGCCGGGCCTCGCCGAGAGCTGGACGCGCGTCGACGACCTCACCCTCGAGGTGAAGCTGCGCGAGGGCGTGACCTTCCACAACGGCGAGCCGCTGACGGCCGAGGACGTCGCCTTCACCTTCTCGCCCGAGCGTCTCGTCGGCGAGGACACGCAGCTTCCGCGGGGCCGCGCCTATTTCGCCGTCCTCGACCACGTCGAGGTGGTGGACCCGCTGACGGTGCGTTTCGTCACCAAGGCGCCGGACCCGCTGCTCGAGCAGCGCCTCGCCTCCTGGGCGTCCTGGATCGTCAACAAGAAGGACTGGCAGGAGAAGGCCGAGGCGAACGGCGGCCTGCCGCGCTACCCGGTCGGCACCGGCCCGTTCAAGTTCGACGAGGCGAAGACCGACCAGTACATCCGCCTCACCGCCTTCGACGACTACTACGGCGGCCAGCCGACCGCCGAGACGGTCACCTTCCGCGAGGTGCCGGAGCAGGCCGCCCGCATCGCCGGTCTCGTCTCCGGCGAGTTCGACATCGTCACCAACGTCGCCCCGGACCAGATCGCCCAGATCGACGGGTACGACGACGTCGAGACCCGCAGCGTCGTCCTCGCGAACAGCCACGTGCTCGTCTACAACGTCGACCAGCCGGTGCTGTCCGACAAGCGCGTGCGTCAGGCGCTGAACCTCGCCATCGACCGGCAGCTCCTCGTCGACGCCCTGTGGGACGGCAAGGCCGTCGTGCCGCTCAGCCACCAGTATCCGTCCTACGGCGACATGTACGACGCGACCCGCGAGGGCCTCGTCTACGATCCCGAGCACGCCCGCGCGCTGCTCGACGAGGCCGGCTACAACGGCGAGGAGATCGTCTACTCCACGCACCCGACCTACTACCTCAACGCCGTCCCGGCCGCGCAGGTGCTGGTCGAGATGTGGAAGGCCGTCGGCCTCAACGTGACGCTCAACGTCACCGAGGGCCTCGACGACATCCCCAACGACGACCTGCAGATCCGCAACTGGTCGAACTCCACCCGCTACCCGGACCCGCTCGGCGCGCTGTGGATCGCGTGGGGTCCCTACGGCGGTGCGCAGGGCAACTGGCACGCCTGGGATTCGGTCGCCGGCGAGTTCAACGAGGTCGGCCGCAAGCTGGAGACGACGGTCGACCTGCCCGAGCGCCAGAAGCTCGGCAAGCAGCTCCTCGACATCTGGGAGGACGAGGCCCCGGGCACGATCCTCTACCAGCCGCTGGAGACCTACGGCGTGCGCACCTCGCTGAAGTGGCAGCCGTACACGTTCTACTACATGGACCTGCGTCCCGATAACCTGAAGGACGAGGCGGCTCGGTGA